TGTTGTCGTATATCACTATTCCGCCGGGTTTCAGAAGTCGCAACAGCTTTTCATGGTACTCCACGTAATTATGTTTATCCGCATCGACGAAAGCAAAGTCGAATGTTCCGTGATTGTCATGCTGCGTCGTGAATACAAGATATCAGACTAAAGTTTTGGGAAGTGATCAATTCGAAAAGGGTTAGTGTTGTTACATCTTCCAAGAGTTTTTCGAGCACTGGAAGAGCCGCAGACTCGACAAAATCTATTTTGTGTTCGACACCGGCCTTTTTGATTATGGGCAAACCAATCTCGTATGAGCTTCGATCCGGATCGATGGCAGTAATCTGTAACATTAACCTTTACAATCAGCAGTAAAACAAAATCATTCTGATACAAAATTTCCATCATTTCGTCGTAATTATTATTAACTAGCTAGGTCCGATGTATATGTGTAACAACCTTCCCATCTTCAGGAATGGTGAGTGCAGTTAGAAGAAGGGAATATCCAGTAAAAACTCCGATTTCAATAGTTCTTTTGGCATTGATGAGCTTCAAGAATAAGGCCATCAGTTGACCGGAATCAGGATTTGTACCCATCACGGCCCTATCAAGAATCGAAGTTTATACAAAGCTATATATATCTTCAACATTAACAAAACAAAATACTATAACTAAACTATATCAAACAACAATTCGAGGGCTCTTGATATATATCATGGAAATGATGAAAAGACGTAAATTATCAGAGGAAATTAAGTTACATGGGATGAGTTGAGGTGAGAGCTCTTATCTCTTTCAGATAATCTGCTTCACGTGGATACACGCTAGTCTCCAACAAATACTAATTTCGATTTCGAATGCAAAAAAACATAACGCAATTAGTTTTGTGTcagaaaaaaacaaatttagaatgaaaaaaaaaaaaaatactatgaaACCACGCATGGTTTCGACGTGAACGAGGTGAAAGAATAATCAGTAAAAACAACACCTGATACAAATCATAGTTTCGCAACAATCCAGCATCCATCAAGATGTCAGCTTCCATTGTCGTTAATTACCTAGCTTGATCACCAACGTAcccataaataataataatctcaaAACATCCAAAGATATTAAAATGTATAGAAATCGAAAGAAGCAGGATACCTCGCTGGTGTCTGGATTAATAATGTCTGCCAGTAAGAAATGGTTGAGCTCTTGTAATATATCTCAATCCTCACATGTCCTACACCTACCGCCTTTTGTCACCAACCAACAATTGAGATATTTTTTTGTTGAGGCCACATACCTTACAAATAAATTTATGacttcataatttttatttgactCTGGATCGGAGGATCACCATGCGTCAAGTTAACTAT
Above is a window of Primulina huaijiensis isolate GDHJ02 unplaced genomic scaffold, ASM1229523v2 scaffold207000, whole genome shotgun sequence DNA encoding:
- the LOC140966531 gene encoding cation-dependent phenylpropanoid and flavonoid 8-O-methyltransferase 1-like, which translates into the protein MEADILMDAGLLRNYDLYQYLLETSVYPREADYLKEIRALTSTHPMAVMGTNPDSGQLMALFLKLINAKRTIEIGVFTGYSLLLTALTIPEDGKITAIDPDRSSYEIGLPIIKKAGVEHKIDFVESAALPVLEKLLEDHDNHGTFDFAFVDADKHNYVEYHEKLLRLLKPGGIVIYDNTLWAGTVTMPEDSVPPVLLPSRKPVMELNKYLAADTRIQICQVPVGDGMTICRRL